One Arthrobacter sp. StoSoilB20 DNA segment encodes these proteins:
- a CDS encoding aspartate aminotransferase family protein, translated as MTSPSVEERIAQEQDFGSKVELALAATNQLFNARNSPSYVAQVLQGVNAVSTKVQRTARPFTGVGHAELKAKVGAVDLEQPLPDTAAALEELDELYLKDAVYFHDSRYAAHLNCPVVIPALVGEAVLSAVNSSMDTWDQSAGATMIERRLIDWTAERIGFTDDADGVFTSGGSQSNFQALLIARNHAVAKLRAANGDARLPLLLDRLRIFTSVDSHFSIQKSASMLGLGFDAVIAVPTTDDHRMDRTALAAALAEAHDAGLVPMAVVATAGTTDFGSVDPLSEMAALVRAYDSWLHVDGAYGGGLIVSGRHRHLLDGIHLADSVTVDFHKTFFQPVSSSAILVRNGSMMGHVTYYADYLNPESAAKAEIPNQVDKSIQTTRRFDALKLWLTLRIMGADAIGALFDEAIDLTARVGTLLADDAEFELAAAPQLSTLVFRYRPAVNGAPLDEDAADTLNPAIRAAIFASGEAVVAGTKVAGRHYLKFTLLNAEASLGDIQEIIELIRRTGNGLLANTLEAAA; from the coding sequence GTGACGTCACCCAGTGTCGAAGAGCGGATCGCTCAGGAGCAGGATTTTGGCTCCAAAGTGGAGCTGGCCCTCGCTGCCACCAACCAGCTGTTCAACGCCCGAAATTCGCCCAGTTACGTCGCGCAGGTTCTGCAGGGAGTCAACGCTGTCTCCACCAAAGTCCAGAGGACCGCGCGGCCGTTCACCGGCGTCGGGCATGCTGAGCTGAAAGCCAAGGTTGGCGCCGTCGATCTGGAACAGCCGCTCCCGGACACTGCAGCAGCGCTGGAGGAACTCGATGAGCTCTACCTCAAGGACGCTGTCTACTTCCATGATTCCCGCTACGCAGCGCACCTGAATTGCCCTGTGGTCATACCCGCGTTGGTGGGGGAGGCCGTCCTCTCTGCCGTCAACTCCTCCATGGATACGTGGGACCAGAGCGCCGGCGCCACAATGATCGAGCGCCGCCTCATTGACTGGACCGCGGAGCGCATTGGCTTCACGGACGACGCTGACGGAGTGTTCACGTCCGGCGGCAGCCAGTCCAACTTCCAGGCGCTGCTGATCGCCCGCAATCATGCCGTCGCCAAGCTGCGGGCAGCCAATGGGGACGCCCGCCTGCCGCTGCTGCTGGACAGGCTCCGGATCTTCACCTCCGTGGACAGCCACTTCAGCATCCAGAAGTCAGCATCCATGCTGGGGCTGGGCTTCGACGCAGTCATCGCCGTACCCACCACCGATGACCACCGCATGGATCGCACCGCCCTCGCGGCTGCTTTGGCGGAAGCGCACGACGCCGGGCTGGTCCCGATGGCGGTCGTGGCCACTGCCGGAACCACGGACTTCGGTTCGGTTGACCCGCTGTCCGAAATGGCCGCCTTGGTCCGCGCCTACGATTCCTGGTTGCACGTGGATGGCGCCTACGGTGGAGGGCTGATCGTTTCCGGCCGTCACCGCCACCTCCTGGACGGAATCCACCTCGCCGATTCCGTCACTGTCGACTTCCACAAGACCTTCTTCCAGCCCGTCAGTTCCAGCGCAATCCTGGTCCGCAACGGCTCCATGATGGGTCACGTCACCTACTACGCCGACTACTTGAACCCGGAAAGCGCGGCCAAGGCCGAGATCCCCAACCAAGTGGACAAGAGCATCCAGACCACCCGCCGCTTCGATGCCCTGAAGCTGTGGCTGACCCTCCGCATCATGGGCGCCGACGCTATCGGCGCGCTGTTCGATGAGGCAATCGACCTCACCGCCCGGGTGGGAACGCTGCTGGCCGATGACGCGGAATTCGAACTGGCCGCCGCACCGCAGCTGAGCACCCTGGTGTTCCGCTACCGCCCTGCCGTGAACGGTGCCCCGCTCGACGAGGACGCTGCAGACACCCTCAACCCGGCCATTCGTGCTGCGATCTTCGCTTCGGGCGAGGCCGTCGTGGCCGGCACCAAGGTCGCTGGCCGCCATTACCTGAAATTCACCCTCCTGAACGCCGAGGCAAGCCTGGGGGACATCCAGGAAATCATCGAACTTATCCGCCGAACGGGCAACGGCCTGCTGGCGAACACTTTGGAGGCCGCAGCATGA
- a CDS encoding lysine N(6)-hydroxylase/L-ornithine N(5)-oxygenase family protein, with product MSAQETIYDVAGIGVGPFNLGLAALSEPVGDLDCVFLDRRESFDWHPGMMLEPAHLQVPFMADLVTLADPTSPFSFLNFLKQTGRLYRFYIRENFYPLRAEYNQYCQWVAGQLESVRFSTDVLDVTYDDGVYRLSVQGPGGAEVLRARKLVLGTGTSPYVPDSCAGIVEAGGLVLHNADYLSRKSELQSKRSITIVGSGQSAAELYYELLQEIDVYGYQLNWVTRSGRFFPLEYTKLTLEMTSPEYVDYFHSLPGEQRDSLIKSQKNLYKGINSDLIDDIYDLLYTKSLSGMVDTQLHTHSSLTAAEWDPAAGTHTLQLRHEEHGRDYSLESEAVVLATGYTYKEPAFLSGIQDRIRRDAKGRFDVERNYGTGVVPGEIFVQNAELHTHGFVTPDLGMAAYRNSCILREITGREVYPIERSIAFQQFGAPAPVTPAEPAGLPETAGVSV from the coding sequence ATGAGCGCCCAAGAGACCATCTACGACGTCGCGGGAATCGGCGTCGGACCTTTCAACCTGGGCCTGGCCGCCCTGAGCGAGCCGGTCGGGGACCTGGACTGCGTGTTCCTGGATCGTCGCGAGTCCTTCGACTGGCACCCCGGCATGATGCTTGAACCGGCGCACCTGCAGGTCCCGTTCATGGCGGACCTTGTGACGCTCGCCGATCCGACGTCGCCGTTCTCCTTCCTGAACTTCCTCAAGCAGACCGGCCGCCTGTACCGCTTCTATATCCGCGAGAACTTCTACCCGCTGCGCGCCGAGTACAACCAGTACTGCCAGTGGGTGGCAGGACAGCTTGAATCCGTTCGTTTTAGCACGGATGTGCTGGATGTAACGTACGACGACGGCGTGTACCGGCTTTCGGTGCAGGGCCCGGGCGGCGCTGAGGTGCTTCGCGCCCGGAAACTGGTCCTTGGTACCGGCACCTCGCCGTACGTCCCGGATTCCTGCGCAGGAATAGTGGAAGCCGGCGGACTTGTCCTCCACAACGCCGACTACCTGTCGAGGAAGAGTGAGCTGCAGTCCAAGCGGAGCATCACGATCGTGGGCAGCGGGCAGAGTGCGGCCGAGCTGTACTACGAGTTGCTTCAGGAAATTGACGTGTACGGCTACCAGCTCAACTGGGTCACCCGCTCCGGCCGCTTCTTCCCCTTGGAGTACACCAAGCTCACCCTGGAGATGACGTCGCCGGAGTACGTGGACTACTTCCACTCACTCCCGGGCGAGCAACGCGATTCGCTGATCAAGAGCCAGAAGAACCTGTACAAGGGCATCAACTCGGACCTGATCGATGACATCTATGACCTCCTCTACACCAAGAGCCTCTCCGGCATGGTGGACACCCAGTTGCACACGCACTCCTCGCTGACCGCAGCAGAGTGGGACCCGGCCGCGGGAACCCACACTCTTCAGTTGCGCCACGAAGAACACGGCCGCGATTACAGCCTTGAGTCCGAGGCCGTAGTCCTGGCTACCGGTTACACCTACAAGGAGCCTGCTTTCCTGTCCGGCATCCAGGACCGGATCCGCCGTGACGCCAAGGGTCGCTTCGACGTCGAGCGCAACTACGGGACCGGCGTCGTACCCGGCGAAATCTTCGTCCAGAACGCCGAGTTGCACACCCATGGCTTCGTCACTCCGGACCTCGGCATGGCGGCCTACCGCAACTCGTGCATCCTGCGTGAAATCACCGGCCGCGAGGTCTACCCGATCGAGCGCAGCATCGCGTTCCAGCAGTTTGGGGCGCCGGCTCCGGTGACTCCCGCAGAACCTGCCGGCCTGCCCGAAACCGCGGGGGTCTCCGTATGA
- a CDS encoding GNAT family N-acetyltransferase, whose amino-acid sequence MNITFRPVDPVADAPVLHSWVSQEYARFWGMVSASEQDVVEEYSRIAGSAHHQAFLGLDDGVPAFLMERYRPGSSPLADVYEVQPGDVGMHLLVSPPSGEPRPGFTTAVMQSVMAELFADPATQRVVVEPDARNHKIHVLNEKVGFRPHGVVTLPAVDPAEDHKQGLLSFCTREDFLAALTPILAAPAAATRGESL is encoded by the coding sequence ATGAACATCACATTCCGCCCCGTTGACCCGGTAGCTGACGCACCTGTCCTCCACAGCTGGGTCAGCCAAGAATACGCACGGTTCTGGGGCATGGTCTCGGCCAGTGAGCAGGACGTTGTGGAGGAGTACTCAAGGATTGCCGGGTCCGCTCATCACCAAGCGTTCCTGGGGCTCGACGACGGCGTTCCCGCCTTCCTGATGGAGCGGTACCGGCCCGGCTCCTCTCCATTGGCGGACGTTTACGAGGTCCAGCCCGGTGACGTGGGAATGCATCTGCTGGTGTCACCGCCCAGTGGCGAACCCCGGCCCGGTTTCACCACTGCCGTCATGCAGTCCGTTATGGCGGAACTGTTCGCCGACCCCGCAACCCAGCGGGTCGTCGTCGAGCCTGACGCCCGGAACCACAAGATCCACGTCCTGAACGAAAAGGTGGGCTTCCGCCCACACGGCGTGGTGACGCTTCCCGCCGTCGATCCTGCCGAAGACCATAAGCAGGGGCTCCTGAGCTTCTGCACCCGCGAGGATTTCCTTGCTGCCCTGACCCCGATTCTGGCCGCGCCCGCCGCGGCGACCAGAGGAGAATCCCTGTGA